The DNA segment TTGGCGCGATAAGCGGCTTTTTGAGCGGCAAGTAGGTCATGGATGCGTTGTACATCTGGGGGTGTAGCGGCATCTGTAGTAAATGAATGGGCTGCTGTGTTCATGTCTAGACTTTGGGTCATGTAGAAGATAGCCTGTTTTAGAGCAATTACTCTAAACTGTCAAATGATTTTCGGTGAATGGCACGTTCATTTGTCGTAAAACGTGCTTTGAGGTTGAAACTTTGATTGCAAATTCGGTAAAGATAATGGATTCTGACCTGCTGGATAAAAGGAGCTTCGGAAAGCTAGATGAAAACTCGTGATCGCATTCTGCAAAAAAGCTTACAGCTCTTTAATGAGCAGGGTGAGCGTTCTGTCTCGACCAATCATATCGCAGCAGCGCTCGGCATCAGTCCGGGCAATCTCTACTATCATTTCCGCAATAAAGAATCGATTATCAGTGAATTGCTACTGGTTTATCAGCATGAAATTCTGGGCTTATTGAGCATTCCTGAAGGGCGCATCATGGAAGTCTCTGACAAATTCGTTTATTTCCAAGTGCTATCGAGCCAATTTTGGAAATATCGCTTCCTACACCGCGATAGTAATCATCTCATCGAGTCTAGCGATATCCTCAAACAGCGCTACCCCATTTTTGCCAAACAGGTGATGCAGCAAGGCATGCTGATTTATCGTGGCTTTGTTGATGCCGGATTAATGCGAGCTAGCAATGCAGAAATTGAAG comes from the Aquirhabdus parva genome and includes:
- a CDS encoding TetR/AcrR family transcriptional regulator — encoded protein: MKTRDRILQKSLQLFNEQGERSVSTNHIAAALGISPGNLYYHFRNKESIISELLLVYQHEILGLLSIPEGRIMEVSDKFVYFQVLSSQFWKYRFLHRDSNHLIESSDILKQRYPIFAKQVMQQGMLIYRGFVDAGLMRASNAEIEALIINIWIVMTNWSNFLLMTGHISQTDAIDERWLRQGLRQMVFLEGPYLTGEGRTAYEPLLQTFGGSTDEGGWFGNVN